Proteins encoded together in one Mycolicibacter minnesotensis window:
- a CDS encoding MFS transporter: protein MTLHDTGSWRELLGKRYLGTSAVLAGGVALYATNELLTISLLPSTINDIGGERFYAWVTTLYLVGSVLAAAAANAVLTRLGSRSAYLVGLLAFGAGAVVCALAPQMEVLLVGRTLQGMGGGLLAGLGYALINAVLPSWLWTRASGLVSAMWGIGTLVGPAAGGLFAQFGIWRWAFIVMALLTVAMAVAVSVVLTAGSSGHRGEPTTFPLRSLLLLGGAALAVSVAQLPRSLLGATSLLLVGGILLMVFLVVDRRSQSAVLPPSAFHPGRAKWIYLTLGLLMATTKANLYIPLLGQRLAHLAPVMAGFLGAALSTGWTFSEIASASVSKVRVVIGLVISAPLVMSAGLAVVAFTRMNHYNPTAVAAIWAVALLVVGIGVGAGWPHLSAWAMSCVDDPAEGGTAAAAINTVQLIGGAFGAGFAGLVVNTAMSAGQPAARWLFAIFAVLAALGCVAAYRASRGAGAVA from the coding sequence GTGACCCTGCATGACACGGGCAGCTGGCGTGAGCTGCTCGGCAAGCGGTATTTGGGCACTTCGGCGGTGCTGGCCGGCGGTGTCGCGCTGTATGCCACCAATGAGTTGCTGACCATCAGCCTGCTGCCCAGCACCATCAATGACATCGGCGGGGAGCGGTTCTACGCCTGGGTGACAACTCTGTATCTCGTCGGATCGGTGCTCGCGGCGGCGGCGGCCAACGCGGTCCTGACTCGACTGGGCTCCCGGTCGGCCTATCTTGTGGGCCTGCTGGCCTTCGGCGCGGGTGCGGTGGTGTGTGCGCTGGCGCCCCAGATGGAAGTTCTGCTGGTCGGCCGCACCCTGCAGGGCATGGGCGGTGGACTGCTGGCCGGGCTGGGCTATGCGCTGATCAACGCGGTACTGCCCAGCTGGTTGTGGACTCGGGCCTCGGGGCTGGTGTCGGCCATGTGGGGGATCGGCACCCTGGTCGGGCCGGCGGCCGGCGGCCTGTTCGCCCAGTTCGGGATCTGGCGGTGGGCCTTCATCGTGATGGCGTTGCTGACCGTCGCGATGGCCGTGGCGGTCAGTGTGGTGCTGACGGCCGGCAGCAGCGGGCACCGGGGTGAGCCGACGACATTCCCGCTGCGGTCGCTGCTGTTGCTGGGCGGCGCGGCGCTGGCGGTGAGCGTGGCGCAATTACCGCGCAGCCTGCTCGGGGCCACCAGTCTGTTGCTCGTCGGCGGGATTCTGCTGATGGTGTTTCTGGTGGTGGATCGGCGCTCGCAGTCCGCGGTGTTGCCGCCCAGCGCATTCCATCCCGGCCGTGCGAAGTGGATATACCTGACCCTGGGCCTGTTGATGGCCACCACGAAGGCCAATCTGTACATCCCGTTGCTGGGTCAGCGCCTGGCCCACCTCGCGCCTGTGATGGCGGGTTTTCTGGGCGCAGCGCTGTCGACGGGCTGGACATTCAGCGAGATCGCCAGCGCCTCGGTGAGCAAGGTGCGGGTGGTCATCGGGTTGGTGATCAGCGCACCGCTGGTGATGTCGGCAGGGCTGGCGGTGGTCGCGTTCACCCGGATGAACCACTACAACCCGACGGCGGTGGCCGCGATCTGGGCGGTGGCGCTGCTGGTGGTGGGCATCGGCGTGGGCGCGGGCTGGCCGCACCTGTCGGCGTGGGCGATGAGCTGCGTCGACGATCCCGCCGAGGGGGGTACCGCCGCGGCGGCCATCAACACCGTCCAGTTGATCGGCGGGGCGTTCGGGGCGGGCTTCGCCGGTCTGGTGGTCAACACCGCGATGAGCGCCGGTCAGCCCGCGGCCCGCTGGCTGTTCGCGATCTTCGCTGTGCTCGCCGCGCTGGGATGTGTAGCGGCTTATCGGGCCAGCCGCGGTGCCGGAGCCGTCGCCTGA
- the arsB gene encoding ACR3 family arsenite efflux transporter produces the protein MGDNSTATRLSTLDRLLPVWIGLAMATGLALGRMIPSLGAGLTSVQIDGISLPIAAGLLIMMYPVLAKVRYDRLDTVTSDRRLLLSSLLLNWIIGPAVMFVLAWLLLADLPEYRTGLIIVGLARCIAMVIIWNDLACGDREAAAVLVALNSVFQVAMFAVLGWFYLSVLPGWLGLPQSSIEISPSQIGKSVAIFLGIPLALGYLSRRVGERTRGRDWYEHKFLPRIGPWALYGLLLTIVILFALQGDRITHEPLDVLRISIPLLAYFAIMWGGGYALGAALGLGYARTTTLAFTAAGNNFELAIAVAVATWGATSGQALAGVVGPLIEVPVLVGLVYASLALQSRFSAPTRPSVLFVCVHNAGRSQMAAALLSHLAGDRIEVRSAGTEPADQINPGAVAAMAEIGIDLTGATPKVLTADTVQTSDVVITMGCGDSCPHFPGVIYRDWKLDDPAGQPIDAVRGIRDDIAARVHALVDELLPSVASPQATAPAPRLAR, from the coding sequence ATGGGCGACAACAGCACAGCTACAAGACTTTCCACGCTGGACCGCCTGCTGCCGGTCTGGATCGGGCTCGCCATGGCCACCGGCCTGGCCTTGGGACGGATGATCCCCAGCCTGGGCGCCGGCCTCACCTCGGTGCAGATCGACGGGATCTCGCTCCCGATCGCCGCCGGGCTGCTGATCATGATGTATCCGGTGCTGGCCAAGGTGCGCTACGACCGGCTCGACACCGTCACCTCCGACCGGCGACTGCTGCTCAGCTCGCTGCTGCTCAACTGGATTATTGGACCGGCGGTGATGTTCGTCCTGGCCTGGCTGCTGCTGGCCGACCTGCCTGAATACCGCACCGGGCTGATCATCGTCGGGCTGGCGCGCTGCATCGCCATGGTCATCATCTGGAACGACCTGGCTTGCGGCGATCGCGAAGCCGCCGCCGTTCTCGTCGCGCTCAACTCGGTGTTCCAGGTCGCGATGTTCGCAGTCCTGGGCTGGTTCTATCTTTCGGTGTTGCCGGGCTGGCTTGGACTGCCGCAGAGCAGTATCGAGATCTCCCCGTCGCAGATCGGCAAATCGGTGGCGATCTTCCTGGGCATTCCGCTGGCCCTCGGCTACCTGTCCCGCCGCGTGGGCGAACGCACCAGGGGCCGCGACTGGTATGAACACAAGTTCCTGCCGCGGATCGGGCCGTGGGCACTGTATGGATTGCTCTTGACGATCGTGATTCTCTTTGCGCTGCAAGGTGATCGGATCACCCATGAGCCGCTCGACGTGCTCCGCATCTCGATCCCGCTACTCGCCTATTTCGCCATCATGTGGGGTGGCGGTTATGCGCTGGGCGCCGCACTCGGTCTCGGTTATGCGCGCACCACCACCTTGGCCTTCACCGCGGCAGGCAACAATTTCGAACTGGCTATCGCAGTGGCCGTCGCTACCTGGGGAGCGACCAGCGGACAGGCCCTGGCCGGGGTCGTCGGTCCCCTGATCGAAGTGCCCGTGCTGGTCGGTTTGGTCTATGCGTCACTGGCGCTGCAATCACGCTTCTCCGCGCCCACCCGACCCAGTGTGTTGTTCGTCTGCGTGCACAACGCCGGTCGCTCGCAGATGGCCGCCGCGCTGTTGAGCCACCTCGCCGGCGACCGCATCGAAGTTCGTTCCGCCGGGACCGAGCCGGCTGACCAGATCAACCCTGGCGCCGTGGCGGCGATGGCCGAGATCGGTATCGATCTCACCGGCGCCACGCCCAAAGTCCTCACCGCCGACACGGTTCAGACCAGTGATGTCGTCATCACCATGGGTTGCGGAGATTCTTGCCCCCACTTCCCCGGCGTGATCTATCGAGACTGGAAGCTCGATGACCCTGCCGGACAGCCCATCGACGCCGTCAGGGGCATCCGTGACGACATCGCCGCCCGGGTCCACGCCTTGGTCGACGAACTGCTTCCCTCGGTCGCGTCACCTCAGGCGACGGCTCCGGCACCGCGGCTGGCCCGATAA
- a CDS encoding ArsI/CadI family heavy metal resistance metalloenzyme translates to MSRIQLALNVDDLDAAIAFYSALFNAQPAKIKPGYANFAISDPPLKLVLMQNPGHGGTLNHLGIEVTSSSVVHAEIARLQAADLFTEKQMGTTCCFATQDKVWVSGPDQERWEVYTKIADTDSADAPATCC, encoded by the coding sequence ATGTCCCGCATTCAACTCGCACTCAACGTGGACGACCTCGACGCCGCCATCGCGTTCTATTCCGCGCTTTTCAATGCCCAGCCGGCCAAGATCAAGCCGGGCTATGCCAATTTCGCGATCAGCGACCCCCCACTCAAGTTGGTGCTGATGCAGAATCCGGGCCACGGCGGCACCCTGAACCACCTCGGCATCGAAGTGACGTCAAGCAGTGTCGTCCACGCCGAGATCGCTCGCCTGCAGGCCGCCGATCTGTTCACCGAGAAGCAGATGGGAACCACCTGCTGCTTTGCCACCCAGGACAAGGTCTGGGTCAGCGGCCCCGATCAAGAACGCTGGGAGGTCTACACCAAGATCGCCGACACCGATTCGGCCGACGCGCCGGCTACCTGCTGCTGA
- a CDS encoding Rv2640c family ArsR-like transcriptional regulator: protein MPKALPVIDTTAPVCCAPVAAGAMTDADALEIALRLKALADPVRVKIVSHLFGASAGEESSGELATVLGLSESTVSHHLTQLRKAGLVLSHRRGMNMFHQVRPDALQALCAALDPNCCT from the coding sequence ATGCCCAAAGCACTGCCGGTGATCGACACGACCGCCCCGGTGTGCTGCGCGCCGGTTGCGGCGGGCGCCATGACGGACGCGGATGCGCTGGAGATCGCGCTGCGGCTCAAGGCATTGGCGGACCCGGTACGGGTCAAGATCGTGTCCCACCTGTTCGGCGCGAGCGCCGGGGAGGAGAGTTCTGGCGAGTTGGCCACGGTGCTGGGTCTGAGCGAATCCACCGTGAGTCACCACCTGACCCAGCTGCGCAAAGCCGGACTGGTGCTGTCGCATCGCCGCGGGATGAATATGTTTCACCAGGTCCGCCCGGATGCCTTGCAGGCACTGTGCGCGGCCTTGGACCCCAACTGCTGTACCTAG
- a CDS encoding glycosyltransferase family 39 protein, translating into MSQVLTPAPVSIEVSPNARSSRSPDAAVIAVAATLISVIGASRPSLWFDEAATISAATHRSLPELWRLLTHIDAVHGLYYLLMHGWFAVFPATEFWSRLPSALAVGVGAAGVVVLTSRFSSRQVSLCAGALYAILPRMTWAGVEARPYALAAMATVWLTVLWVAAARRNTVGLWTGYGVAIAVSTLLNTFTVLVVAVHAVTLRIVGADSRARRRWAVAAGGALVALAPFLWFSQGQIRQVAWIRPPGPQTVVEIVEQQYFDKSVPFTILAWLMLAGAVVAVRTGARPAPDSDTRRLVLLCVTWMLIPTLATVAYSAVAKPVYYPRYLISTAPAMAIALAIAITTLAGSRRAVIAVVAVLALAALPNYVANQRDRYTKEKGWDYSAVADVIVAHAQAGDCLLIDNTTRWLPGPIRALTAARPEAFAKLTDPGLGPHRQTLGRLWDGHLSVSALADQFDQCPAIWTITDHDRGLPTHQRAVMLPPGKRFARTPDGQMLQALGFHVVERWQFTFAQVIKSIR; encoded by the coding sequence GTGAGCCAGGTCCTGACCCCGGCACCGGTGAGCATCGAGGTGTCCCCGAACGCTCGCTCGTCGCGGTCACCGGATGCGGCCGTAATCGCCGTCGCGGCAACGCTGATCAGCGTTATCGGGGCGAGCCGGCCTTCGCTGTGGTTCGACGAGGCCGCCACCATCTCGGCGGCGACGCACCGTTCGCTACCGGAACTGTGGCGGTTGCTCACTCACATCGACGCGGTGCACGGCCTGTACTACCTGTTGATGCACGGCTGGTTCGCGGTGTTCCCCGCAACCGAGTTCTGGTCACGGCTGCCGAGCGCGCTGGCGGTCGGCGTTGGGGCCGCCGGTGTGGTCGTGCTGACGAGCAGATTCAGCAGCCGGCAGGTATCCCTTTGCGCCGGTGCGCTTTACGCGATCTTGCCGCGGATGACATGGGCCGGCGTCGAGGCCCGCCCGTACGCATTGGCGGCGATGGCCACCGTCTGGCTCACCGTGCTGTGGGTTGCCGCGGCCCGACGCAACACCGTCGGGTTGTGGACCGGCTACGGCGTGGCGATCGCGGTATCGACACTGCTCAACACGTTCACCGTGCTCGTGGTGGCGGTTCACGCGGTGACGCTGCGCATCGTGGGGGCCGATTCCCGGGCGAGGCGGAGGTGGGCTGTCGCGGCCGGTGGCGCGCTGGTGGCACTGGCGCCGTTCTTGTGGTTCAGCCAGGGGCAGATCCGTCAGGTCGCCTGGATTCGGCCACCGGGCCCGCAGACCGTCGTGGAGATCGTTGAGCAGCAGTACTTCGACAAGAGCGTGCCGTTCACGATCCTGGCGTGGCTCATGTTGGCCGGGGCGGTGGTGGCGGTGCGGACCGGTGCCCGCCCGGCCCCCGACTCCGACACGCGCCGGCTGGTGCTGCTGTGTGTGACGTGGATGCTCATTCCGACGTTGGCCACGGTGGCCTATTCCGCGGTGGCAAAGCCCGTCTATTACCCGCGGTATCTGATCAGCACGGCGCCGGCCATGGCGATTGCCCTGGCCATTGCCATCACCACTCTGGCCGGTTCACGACGCGCCGTGATCGCCGTCGTCGCAGTTCTGGCACTGGCAGCGTTGCCTAATTACGTTGCTAATCAGCGTGATCGGTATACCAAGGAGAAGGGCTGGGACTACAGCGCGGTGGCCGACGTGATCGTCGCGCACGCCCAGGCTGGGGACTGCCTGCTGATCGACAACACCACCCGGTGGTTGCCCGGCCCCATCCGGGCGTTGACGGCCGCGCGCCCCGAGGCATTCGCGAAGCTGACCGATCCCGGACTGGGGCCGCACCGCCAGACGCTGGGGCGGCTGTGGGACGGGCACCTGTCGGTGTCGGCGCTGGCCGACCAGTTCGATCAGTGCCCGGCGATCTGGACGATCACCGATCATGACCGCGGCCTGCCCACCCATCAGCGTGCGGTGATGTTGCCGCCGGGCAAGCGATTCGCCCGCACGCCCGACGGTCAGATGTTGCAGGCGCTGGGCTTCCACGTCGTTGAACGCTGGCAGTTCACGTTCGCCCAGGTGATCAAGTCCATCCGGTGA
- a CDS encoding universal stress protein translates to MSGYKTVVVGTDGSDSSLRAVDRAAHLASGEGSKVVIATAYLPHADDPRAADALKDEGYKASGNAPIYAILKEAKERAIAAGAYEVEEKAIVGAPVDALVELAESVKADLLVVGNVGLSTIAGRLLGSVPANVSRRSKIDVLIVHTTG, encoded by the coding sequence ATGAGCGGCTACAAGACCGTGGTGGTCGGTACGGACGGCTCGGACTCGTCGCTGCGCGCCGTCGACCGCGCGGCTCACCTGGCGTCCGGTGAAGGCTCGAAGGTCGTCATCGCCACCGCCTACCTGCCGCACGCCGACGACCCCCGCGCCGCCGACGCGCTCAAGGACGAGGGCTACAAGGCTTCGGGCAACGCCCCGATCTACGCCATCCTCAAGGAGGCCAAGGAGCGGGCCATCGCGGCCGGCGCCTACGAGGTCGAGGAGAAGGCCATCGTGGGTGCCCCGGTCGACGCGCTGGTGGAGCTGGCCGAGTCGGTCAAGGCCGACCTGCTGGTGGTCGGCAATGTCGGACTGAGCACCATTGCCGGGCGGTTGCTCGGTTCGGTGCCGGCCAACGTGTCGCGGCGCTCCAAGATCGACGTGTTGATCGTCCACACCACCGGCTAA
- a CDS encoding MBL fold metallo-hydrolase produces MTSEIAVADNYTGHVEPGAAARRTLPGATIIKASVGPMDNNVYLVTCATTGKTLLIDAANDAEQLVALVREQAPDVALILTSHQHFDHWQALTAVVEATGAPTAAHALDAEPLPVKPDRILADGDTVTVGELSFDVIHLQGHTEGSVALALDGAATGGVTQLFTGDCLFPGGIGKTWQPGDFERLLGDVSRKVFDRFGDDTVVYPGHGDDTVLGSERPHLAEWRERGW; encoded by the coding sequence ATGACGTCTGAGATCGCGGTTGCCGACAACTACACCGGACACGTCGAGCCCGGAGCCGCGGCCAGGCGCACCCTGCCCGGCGCCACGATCATCAAGGCGTCGGTGGGCCCGATGGACAACAACGTCTACCTGGTGACCTGCGCCACTACCGGCAAGACCCTGCTGATCGATGCCGCCAACGACGCCGAGCAGCTGGTGGCCCTGGTGCGTGAGCAGGCGCCGGACGTGGCGCTGATCCTCACCAGCCACCAGCACTTCGATCATTGGCAGGCGCTGACCGCGGTGGTCGAGGCCACCGGGGCGCCGACGGCGGCGCACGCGCTGGACGCCGAGCCGCTGCCGGTGAAACCAGACCGCATCCTGGCCGACGGCGACACCGTGACCGTCGGCGAACTGAGCTTCGACGTGATCCACCTACAGGGCCACACCGAGGGATCGGTGGCGCTGGCCCTGGACGGCGCGGCGACCGGCGGGGTGACTCAGCTGTTCACCGGTGACTGCCTGTTTCCCGGAGGCATCGGAAAGACTTGGCAGCCTGGAGATTTCGAGCGCCTGCTGGGCGATGTGAGCCGCAAGGTGTTCGACCGGTTCGGGGACGACACCGTCGTCTACCCCGGGCACGGCGACGACACCGTTCTGGGATCAGAGCGCCCGCACCTAGCGGAGTGGCGCGAACGGGGCTGGTGA
- the uvrA gene encoding excinuclease ABC subunit UvrA, translated as MADRLIVKGAREHNLRGVDLDLPRDALIVFTGLSGSGKSSLAFDTIFAEGQRRYVESLSAYARQFLGQMDKPDVDFIEGLSPAVSIDQKSTNRNPRSTVGTITEVYDYLRLLYARAGTPHCPVCGERIARQTPQQIVDQVLAMDEGLRFQVLAPVVRTRKGEFVDLFEKLNTQGYSRVRVDGVVHSLTDPPKLKKQEKHDIEVVVDRLTVKESAKQRLTDSVETALGLADGIVVLEFVDREDDHPHREQRFSEKLACPNGHALAVDDLEPRSFSFNSPYGACPECVGLGIRKEVDADLVVPDPERTLAEGAVVPWSMGPTSEYFTRMMASLGEAMGFDVDTPWRKLPAKARKAILEGSDEQVHVRYRNRYGRTRSYYTDFEGVMAFLQRKMEQTESEQMKDRYAGFMRDVPCPECAGTRLKPEILAVTLAAGDYGSKSIAQVSELSIADCADFLNALTLGPREQAIAGQVLKEIQARLSFLLDVGLEYLTLSRAAGTLSGGEAQRIRLATQIGSGLVGVLYVLDEPSIGLHQRDNRRLIETLVRLRNLGNTLIVVEHDLDTIAHADWIVDIGPAAGEHGGKIVHSGPYTDLLNNPDSITGAYLSGAKSIAVPEARRPVDAKRQLGVVGAREHNLSGVDVAFPLGVLTAVTGVSGSGKSTLVNDILATVLANKLNGARLVPGRHTRITGLDHLDKLVRVDQSPIGRTPRSNPATYTGVFDKIRTLFAATTEAKVRGYQPGRFSFNVKGGRCEACTGDGTIKIEMNFLPDVYVPCEVCHGARYNRETLEVHYKGKTIAEVLDMPIETAAEFFEPITSIHRYLRTLVEVGLGYVRLGQPAPTLSGGEAQRVKLASELQKRSTGRTVYILDEPTTGLHFEDIAKLLVVINGLVDKGNTVIVIEHNLDVIKTADWIIDMGPEGGAGGGTVVATGTPEDVMAVPESYTGKFLAEILGAPAKPVKAAKRRRKASA; from the coding sequence GTGGCTGACCGGCTGATCGTCAAGGGTGCGCGTGAACACAACCTGCGCGGTGTGGACCTGGACCTGCCCCGCGACGCCCTGATCGTCTTCACCGGGTTGTCTGGGTCGGGTAAATCCTCGCTGGCCTTCGACACCATCTTCGCCGAGGGCCAGCGCCGCTACGTCGAGTCCCTGTCGGCCTACGCCCGCCAGTTCCTGGGCCAGATGGACAAGCCCGACGTCGACTTCATCGAAGGCCTGTCGCCGGCGGTGTCCATCGACCAGAAATCCACCAACCGCAACCCCCGCTCGACGGTCGGCACCATCACCGAGGTCTATGACTACCTGCGGCTGCTCTACGCACGGGCCGGTACCCCGCACTGCCCGGTCTGTGGTGAGCGCATCGCCCGCCAGACCCCGCAGCAGATCGTCGACCAGGTGTTGGCCATGGATGAGGGCCTGCGGTTTCAGGTGCTGGCGCCGGTGGTGCGTACGCGCAAGGGCGAATTCGTCGACCTCTTCGAGAAGCTGAACACCCAGGGCTACAGCCGGGTCCGGGTGGACGGCGTGGTGCATTCTCTGACCGATCCGCCCAAGCTCAAGAAGCAGGAGAAGCACGACATCGAGGTGGTCGTCGACCGCCTGACCGTCAAGGAATCCGCCAAACAGCGGCTCACCGACTCGGTGGAGACCGCGCTGGGCCTGGCCGACGGCATCGTGGTGCTGGAGTTCGTCGACCGCGAAGACGACCATCCGCACCGCGAGCAGCGTTTCAGCGAGAAGCTGGCCTGCCCCAACGGGCACGCACTTGCCGTGGATGACCTGGAGCCGCGGTCGTTCTCCTTCAACTCGCCCTACGGCGCCTGCCCGGAGTGCGTCGGCCTGGGCATTCGCAAAGAGGTTGATGCCGACCTGGTGGTGCCCGACCCGGAGCGCACCCTGGCCGAAGGCGCGGTGGTGCCGTGGTCGATGGGGCCCACCAGCGAGTACTTCACCCGGATGATGGCCAGCCTCGGTGAGGCGATGGGCTTCGACGTCGACACCCCCTGGCGCAAACTGCCGGCCAAGGCCCGCAAGGCCATTCTGGAGGGCTCCGACGAGCAGGTGCATGTCCGCTACCGCAACCGCTACGGCCGGACCCGCTCCTATTACACCGATTTCGAAGGTGTGATGGCGTTCCTGCAGCGCAAGATGGAGCAGACCGAATCCGAGCAGATGAAGGACCGCTACGCCGGTTTCATGCGTGACGTGCCCTGTCCGGAATGCGCGGGCACCCGGCTCAAGCCGGAGATCCTGGCGGTGACGCTGGCGGCGGGTGATTACGGCAGCAAATCCATCGCGCAGGTCAGTGAGCTCTCGATCGCCGACTGTGCCGATTTCCTCAACGCGCTCACCCTGGGCCCGCGCGAGCAGGCCATCGCCGGGCAGGTACTCAAAGAGATCCAGGCCCGATTGAGCTTCCTGCTCGACGTCGGCCTGGAGTATCTGACCCTGTCGCGGGCCGCCGGAACGCTCTCCGGTGGTGAGGCGCAACGCATTCGGCTGGCCACCCAGATCGGCTCGGGTCTGGTCGGGGTGCTCTATGTGCTCGACGAGCCATCGATCGGCCTGCATCAGCGGGACAACCGTCGGCTGATCGAAACGCTGGTCCGGCTGCGCAACCTGGGCAACACGCTGATCGTCGTCGAACACGACCTGGACACCATCGCGCACGCCGACTGGATCGTCGACATCGGCCCGGCGGCCGGCGAGCACGGCGGCAAGATCGTGCACAGCGGGCCCTACACCGACTTGCTGAACAACCCCGACTCGATCACCGGGGCCTACCTGTCCGGCGCGAAAAGTATCGCGGTGCCCGAGGCGCGCCGTCCGGTGGATGCCAAGCGTCAACTGGGTGTGGTCGGTGCGCGCGAGCACAACCTGTCCGGAGTCGACGTGGCGTTTCCGCTCGGCGTGCTCACCGCCGTCACCGGCGTCTCCGGCTCGGGCAAGTCCACCCTGGTCAACGACATTCTGGCGACGGTGCTGGCCAACAAGCTCAACGGTGCCCGGCTGGTACCCGGCCGCCACACGCGAATCACCGGGCTGGATCACCTGGACAAGCTGGTGCGCGTCGACCAGTCGCCGATCGGGCGCACGCCACGGTCCAACCCGGCCACCTACACCGGGGTGTTCGACAAGATCCGCACCCTGTTCGCCGCCACCACCGAGGCCAAGGTCCGGGGCTATCAGCCCGGCCGCTTCTCGTTCAACGTCAAGGGCGGTCGCTGCGAGGCCTGTACCGGCGACGGCACCATCAAGATCGAGATGAACTTCCTGCCGGACGTCTACGTGCCCTGCGAGGTCTGCCACGGCGCCCGCTACAACCGGGAAACCCTGGAGGTGCACTACAAAGGCAAGACCATCGCCGAGGTACTCGACATGCCGATCGAGACGGCAGCGGAGTTCTTCGAGCCGATCACCAGCATCCACCGCTACCTGCGCACCTTGGTCGAGGTCGGGCTCGGGTATGTCCGGCTGGGCCAGCCGGCGCCGACGCTGTCCGGCGGTGAGGCTCAGCGCGTGAAACTGGCCTCCGAACTGCAGAAGCGATCCACCGGCCGCACGGTCTACATCCTCGATGAGCCCACCACCGGCCTACATTTCGAGGACATCGCCAAGCTGTTGGTGGTCATCAACGGCCTGGTCGACAAGGGCAACACGGTGATCGTCATCGAGCACAATCTCGACGTCATCAAGACCGCGGACTGGATCATCGACATGGGCCCCGAGGGCGGCGCAGGCGGCGGCACGGTGGTGGCCACCGGTACGCCGGAGGACGTCATGGCCGTTCCGGAGAGCTACACCGGCAAGTTCCTCGCCGAAATCCTGGGCGCACCGGCCAAGCCCGTGAAGGCTGCCAAGCGGCGGCGTAAGGCCAGCGCCTAG
- a CDS encoding winged helix DNA-binding domain-containing protein yields the protein MRTFNVAERRNRLARRHFLACDTAAESITTIASALVGLHSSDPATPYLSLWARRPGFSVADLNDALYETRSLVKHLAMRRTVWVVDVADLPAVQAAASERVAGAEQRRLIADVAKAGVADDGHEWLTRASAAVLAHLDEHGPTSSSALRAALPALAGTYDPAPGKPYGGPTHLAPRALIVLGAQGHILRGPNEGGWTSSRPKWATASSWLGEVGTPMTAEPAQAALIRTWLHTFGPATGEDIRWWFGSTKTAVRKALSEIGAVDVDLHGTPGYVLPDDLEPEPECEPWGALLPGLDVTTMGWYQRDWYLGEHRGQVFDNYGNAGPTAWWEGRIVGGWYQNAAAEVQLQLLEDPGQDARSVLEKRARELTEWLDGVRVPPRFPSPLVKASNAGR from the coding sequence GTGCGGACCTTTAACGTCGCCGAACGGCGGAACCGTTTGGCGCGCCGCCACTTTCTGGCCTGCGACACCGCCGCTGAGTCGATAACCACGATCGCGTCGGCACTGGTCGGACTGCACTCCAGCGATCCCGCCACCCCGTATCTGTCGTTATGGGCACGCCGGCCGGGCTTCAGCGTCGCCGACTTGAACGATGCCCTGTACGAAACGCGTTCTCTGGTCAAGCATCTGGCGATGCGCCGCACGGTGTGGGTGGTCGACGTCGCCGATCTGCCGGCGGTGCAGGCCGCCGCCAGCGAGCGGGTGGCCGGCGCCGAACAGCGCCGCCTGATCGCCGATGTGGCCAAGGCGGGCGTGGCCGATGACGGTCACGAATGGCTCACTCGGGCCTCGGCAGCGGTGCTGGCGCACCTCGATGAACACGGACCGACCAGCAGCAGTGCGCTGCGGGCGGCCCTGCCCGCCTTGGCCGGAACCTACGATCCCGCACCCGGCAAGCCCTACGGCGGCCCAACCCATCTGGCGCCGCGGGCGCTGATCGTGTTGGGGGCCCAAGGCCACATCCTGCGGGGTCCCAACGAGGGCGGCTGGACTTCGTCGCGACCCAAGTGGGCTACCGCCTCCAGCTGGCTCGGTGAAGTCGGTACCCCGATGACCGCTGAGCCGGCGCAGGCCGCGCTGATCCGCACCTGGCTGCACACGTTCGGCCCGGCCACCGGGGAGGACATCAGGTGGTGGTTCGGCAGCACCAAGACCGCGGTCCGCAAGGCACTGAGCGAGATCGGGGCCGTCGACGTCGACCTGCACGGCACGCCCGGGTATGTGTTGCCCGACGACCTGGAGCCCGAACCGGAGTGCGAGCCCTGGGGCGCCCTGCTGCCCGGTCTGGACGTCACCACCATGGGTTGGTACCAGCGCGACTGGTATCTCGGTGAGCATCGCGGCCAGGTCTTCGACAACTATGGCAATGCCGGCCCCACCGCCTGGTGGGAGGGCCGGATTGTCGGCGGCTGGTATCAGAATGCGGCTGCCGAGGTGCAGCTGCAGCTGCTCGAAGACCCGGGCCAGGACGCACGCTCGGTGTTGGAGAAGCGGGCGCGGGAACTCACGGAATGGCTGGACGGGGTGCGGGTGCCGCCTCGGTTCCCGTCACCGCTCGTCAAGGCAAGTAACGCTGGTCGCTAG